One segment of Chloracidobacterium sp. DNA contains the following:
- a CDS encoding response regulator, protein MARILVIDDEADVRLATVMALKHGGHTPVEADSGLTAMRLLQQAGPFDLIVCDVMMPGMTGHEVCQLVRLNQATKHIPFIFLSAKREVEERVEGMGLGADDYLGKPFALEELLIRVNSALAKHQAMATGKATPDPLQQITLAQCIDLVIRHKLSGKLTVLIKAAEESSAPLSGAIFFEGGHAVHAKLEDRLGETAVREILASPLLMYSFEAYEVADQITLAMDITRLIKRQG, encoded by the coding sequence ATGGCACGCATTCTGGTGATTGACGATGAAGCGGATGTGCGGTTGGCGACCGTCATGGCGCTCAAGCATGGCGGACACACGCCGGTGGAGGCCGACAGTGGATTGACGGCGATGCGCCTCCTGCAGCAAGCCGGACCTTTCGACCTGATTGTGTGCGACGTGATGATGCCCGGCATGACCGGGCATGAAGTTTGTCAACTAGTGCGCCTCAATCAGGCGACTAAGCATATTCCGTTTATCTTTTTGAGCGCCAAGCGGGAGGTTGAAGAACGGGTCGAAGGTATGGGTTTGGGGGCCGACGACTATCTTGGAAAACCGTTTGCCCTGGAGGAGCTTCTGATTCGCGTCAACAGCGCCTTGGCGAAACATCAGGCGATGGCGACCGGCAAGGCCACACCAGATCCGTTGCAACAAATCACCTTGGCGCAGTGTATTGACCTTGTCATACGGCACAAACTGAGCGGCAAATTGACGGTCTTGATCAAAGCCGCCGAGGAAAGCAGTGCGCCGCTTTCCGGCGCGATTTTCTTCGAGGGCGGCCACGCGGTTCACGCCAAGCTTGAAGATCGCCTTGGCGAAACCGCCGTACGGGAAATTTTGGCGTCGCCGCTGCTGATGTATTCCTTTGAGGCCTATGAAGTGGCCGATCAGATTACGCTGGCGATGGACATCACGCGGCTCATCAAACGGCAAGGCTAG
- the plsX gene encoding phosphate acyltransferase PlsX yields MLHIALDAMGSDRAPRPEIEGALSAARELGVEILLVGPPHRLQPALRDAGWTNEPIAILPASDVVTMDDAAVDAVRAKRDSSVRIGIEALKQGTAVGFVSAGNTGAVVAAATLRLGTLPSVIRPALATVLPTLSGRGTLLLDIGANADCRPVMLDQFAVMGAAYAARVMGVARPQVGLLSIGEESGKGNALTREAHGLLRRHAPHRMFDFIGNVEGKDLYAGVADVVVCDGFTGNVVLKTSEGLAAALLALLGRVWDEVTPPPNAATLAELRRVRAKFDYAEYGGALLLGVPHPIVIAHGRSTGRAIYNAIRAARDAFLNNVSHQIAANATAAVVQTAHYNGATHNGRT; encoded by the coding sequence ATGCTGCACATTGCGCTTGACGCCATGGGTAGCGACCGCGCTCCCAGGCCGGAAATTGAAGGAGCGCTGTCGGCTGCCCGTGAACTTGGGGTCGAGATTTTGCTGGTTGGGCCGCCCCACCGACTGCAACCGGCGCTGCGGGACGCCGGATGGACAAACGAACCAATTGCCATCCTTCCTGCCAGCGACGTTGTGACGATGGATGACGCCGCTGTTGACGCCGTTCGCGCCAAGCGTGATTCGTCCGTGCGTATTGGGATTGAAGCTCTCAAGCAGGGGACAGCCGTCGGTTTTGTGAGCGCTGGCAATACTGGCGCCGTCGTCGCAGCGGCGACCCTGCGGCTGGGGACGCTGCCAAGCGTGATCCGGCCGGCTCTGGCGACGGTGCTTCCAACGCTGAGCGGACGAGGAACGCTGCTGCTGGACATCGGCGCTAACGCGGACTGCCGCCCTGTGATGCTGGATCAGTTTGCCGTAATGGGAGCGGCGTACGCCGCGCGGGTGATGGGAGTGGCGCGACCGCAGGTTGGATTGCTCTCCATTGGCGAGGAAAGCGGCAAGGGGAATGCCCTAACACGCGAGGCGCATGGGTTGCTGCGCCGGCACGCGCCGCACCGAATGTTTGACTTTATCGGTAATGTAGAGGGGAAAGACCTCTACGCCGGCGTTGCGGATGTAGTGGTCTGCGACGGCTTTACCGGCAATGTCGTCCTCAAAACGAGCGAAGGACTGGCCGCCGCCTTGCTGGCGCTATTGGGACGGGTTTGGGACGAGGTGACGCCGCCGCCGAACGCCGCCACGCTCGCCGAGCTGCGGCGGGTGCGTGCCAAGTTTGATTACGCCGAATACGGCGGCGCTCTTCTATTGGGCGTACCGCACCCCATCGTTATTGCCCATGGGCGTTCAACCGGCCGCGCCATTTACAATGCGATTCGCGCAGCGCGGGACGCCTTCTTGAACAACGTCAGTCACCAGATCGCCGCCAATGCGACGGCGGCGGTGGTGCAAACGGCGCACTACAACGGCGCAACTCACAACGGACGGACTTAG
- a CDS encoding phosphoglycolate phosphatase: MKSANRLADPLPVYDVRALLFDLDGTLVDSRRDLATALDLTLSELGLPSLGVEVVTRFVGDGARRLVERGLTAACPDKFFSEDFVTEALERFKAHYAQCLLATTQPYPNVVAVLEHFAALPKAVVTNKPVAFSEAILQGLGLRAYFVGVIGGDTLPERKPHPAPVLAGLVACGVADPSAAVMIGDSPNDIRAGRAAGTRTCGVTYGFRAAHELAEADIVIDDLSRLRESFRASTTGGFAP, from the coding sequence GTGAAATCGGCAAACCGCTTGGCTGATCCGTTGCCGGTGTATGACGTTCGCGCCCTGTTGTTTGATCTGGACGGCACACTCGTGGACTCACGACGGGACTTGGCGACGGCGCTTGACCTAACGCTCTCGGAGCTTGGGTTGCCGTCGCTCGGCGTCGAAGTCGTGACGCGCTTTGTCGGCGACGGCGCACGGCGGCTGGTGGAGCGCGGGCTGACTGCCGCCTGCCCAGACAAGTTTTTCTCAGAGGATTTTGTGACAGAGGCGCTAGAACGCTTCAAGGCACACTACGCTCAGTGTCTGTTGGCGACGACGCAGCCCTACCCAAACGTCGTCGCCGTGCTGGAACATTTCGCCGCCCTTCCCAAAGCCGTTGTCACGAACAAGCCGGTTGCCTTCTCCGAGGCAATTTTGCAAGGTCTAGGGCTGCGTGCCTACTTCGTCGGCGTCATCGGCGGCGATACCCTGCCTGAACGAAAACCGCATCCAGCCCCGGTATTGGCCGGACTTGTAGCCTGCGGCGTCGCCGACCCATCGGCGGCCGTCATGATCGGCGACAGCCCCAACGATATTCGCGCCGGACGCGCCGCCGGAACGCGCACCTGCGGCGTCACCTACGGCTTTCGCGCCGCACACGAACTCGCCGAGGCGGATATCGTCATTGACGACTTATCCCGTCTCAGGGAATCGTTCCGAGCATCTACTACGGGAGGCTTTGCCCCATGA
- a CDS encoding rhomboid family intramembrane serine protease, whose product MIPVRDDIPSSRIPFVNITLIVVNVVVFLFELALTERQLRLFFYEFAVQPYEYLLYFSPYNHGRIELTDLVVPLFTSMFMHGGWMHIIGNMLYLWIFGDNVEDRMGHVKYLVFYLLCGVLASGAHILSDPTSRIPSLGASGAIAGVLGAYICLYPHARVLVLIPVLLFFFTAEVPAWIFLGVWILQNFASGVATLGVETAQGGGTAWWAHIGGFVVGAILVWAFARRIPPRRVVYYYPDWDD is encoded by the coding sequence GTGATCCCAGTTCGTGACGACATTCCCTCAAGCCGCATTCCGTTTGTCAACATCACCCTGATTGTCGTCAACGTCGTCGTCTTTTTGTTTGAACTGGCGCTTACGGAACGTCAATTGCGTCTGTTTTTCTATGAGTTCGCCGTCCAGCCTTACGAATACCTTCTCTACTTCAGCCCATACAATCACGGTCGTATTGAGCTGACCGATCTTGTCGTGCCGCTGTTTACCTCTATGTTTATGCACGGCGGTTGGATGCACATCATCGGCAACATGCTCTACCTATGGATTTTCGGCGACAACGTCGAGGATCGCATGGGACACGTCAAATACCTTGTGTTTTACCTGCTGTGCGGCGTCTTGGCTTCCGGGGCGCATATCCTGTCCGACCCGACCAGCCGCATTCCGAGTCTTGGTGCCAGCGGTGCCATTGCCGGTGTCCTGGGTGCCTACATTTGCCTCTATCCGCATGCACGGGTGTTGGTGCTGATACCGGTGCTGTTGTTTTTCTTCACTGCTGAAGTACCGGCATGGATTTTCCTCGGCGTCTGGATTCTCCAGAACTTCGCGTCCGGTGTGGCCACGCTTGGCGTCGAGACGGCGCAGGGCGGTGGGACGGCCTGGTGGGCGCACATCGGCGGTTTTGTGGTCGGCGCGATACTTGTCTGGGCCTTCGCCCGTCGCATTCCACCGCGCCGCGTAGTGTACTATTACCCCGACTGGGATGACTGA
- the purN gene encoding phosphoribosylglycinamide formyltransferase, whose translation MTDPPRLVVLISGRGSNLRALVEAIGKGRLHATVAAVVSNRADAAGLTFADEQGIPTRIVPHTGLSRAAHSDALREAVVPFAPHLICLAGFMRLLAPTFIRAFPNRIVNIHPSLLPAFPGLDAQRRAFDYGVKVSGCTVHLVDEELDHGPIVMQSAVPVLDDDTPETLAARILAAEHKTYPAAVERLLYEPWRIEGRRVVFQSSQSG comes from the coding sequence ATGACCGACCCACCGCGTCTGGTCGTTTTGATTTCCGGTCGCGGCTCGAACCTGCGGGCGCTTGTTGAAGCTATTGGGAAAGGACGCCTGCACGCAACGGTGGCCGCCGTCGTCAGCAACCGGGCCGACGCCGCTGGTCTAACCTTTGCGGACGAACAGGGCATTCCAACCCGGATTGTACCGCACACTGGACTGTCGCGCGCCGCTCATTCCGACGCGCTGCGCGAGGCGGTGGTGCCGTTTGCGCCGCACCTAATCTGTTTAGCTGGCTTTATGCGTTTGCTTGCGCCGACGTTTATCCGGGCGTTTCCCAACCGCATTGTAAACATTCACCCGTCGCTGCTCCCTGCCTTTCCGGGACTAGACGCCCAGCGGCGGGCGTTTGACTATGGCGTGAAGGTGTCCGGCTGCACTGTCCATCTCGTGGATGAGGAGCTTGATCATGGCCCTATCGTTATGCAGTCAGCTGTGCCGGTGCTGGACGACGATACGCCGGAAACCTTAGCGGCGCGGATTCTCGCCGCCGAACACAAAACCTACCCGGCGGCTGTCGAGCGCTTACTCTACGAGCCATGGCGCATCGAAGGACGGCGCGTGGTGTTTCAGTCATCCCAGTCGGGGTAA
- a CDS encoding YraN family protein: MTELTGKSSIAGLNRAELGRMGERLAAQFLMRRGLRIAAYNVRLPIGRTHTGRRIYGEIDMVAFDGPTLVFIEVKARTSASVATPESAVTAFKRYRLRRAAQRYRRLIGPADAPYRFDVVAILWDAPATTPTITLFKGFFS, translated from the coding sequence ATGACGGAACTCACCGGGAAGTCCTCAATCGCTGGCCTGAACCGCGCCGAACTTGGACGAATGGGGGAACGGCTCGCCGCGCAATTTCTGATGCGGCGCGGTTTACGTATCGCCGCTTACAACGTGCGCCTGCCCATCGGACGCACGCACACCGGCCGACGCATCTACGGTGAGATTGATATGGTAGCGTTTGACGGCCCGACCCTGGTGTTCATTGAGGTCAAAGCCCGTACGTCCGCCAGCGTCGCCACGCCGGAAAGCGCCGTGACGGCCTTCAAACGGTACCGCTTACGCCGCGCCGCCCAACGCTACCGGCGGCTGATCGGGCCGGCGGATGCGCCGTATCGCTTCGATGTCGTCGCCATTCTCTGGGACGCGCCAGCCACAACCCCCACCATTACCCTCTTCAAGGGGTTCTTCTCATGA
- a CDS encoding methylmalonyl-CoA mutase family protein — MSAVLTKLSADAERDAVDAAERRWEETTLAQTLAKMPESRSEFTTVSLRPVKRLYTPNDLPDFNYLRDLGFPGEFPYTRGIHATGYRGKLWTMRQFAGFGSPEDTNRRFKYLLEQGQTGLSVAFDLPTLMGYDADSPFSIGEVGKCGVSVSSLADMEALFDGIPLEQVTTSMTINAPASVIFAMFIVTAEKQGADLRKVSGTLQNDILKEYIAQKEWIYPPRPAMRLVTDSIAFCVERMPKFNPISISGYHIREAGATAAQELAFTLRDGMEYVQFCLDAGLNVDDFAPRLSFFFNAHNDFFEEIAKYRAARRLWARIMRDRFGAKQERSWMLRFHAQTAGCTLTAQQPYNNVVRVAIQALAAVLGGAQSLHTNSLDETLALPSEQAATIALRTQQIIAYETGVTNTVDPLGGSYFVEKLTNDLEAEALDYIRRIDAMGGMVAAIEAGFPQKEIQESAYQYQKAVDSRDKIIVGVNGFTQSEPQEVPLLLIDESSERKQRERLAALRARRDNAAVERALQALADGARTNANTMPLIIEAVRAYATLGEICDCLRPVFGEYQEPAF, encoded by the coding sequence ATGAGTGCAGTTTTGACAAAGCTGAGCGCCGACGCTGAACGAGACGCTGTGGATGCGGCTGAACGGCGCTGGGAGGAAACAACCTTGGCCCAGACGCTGGCGAAGATGCCGGAAAGCCGGTCGGAATTTACGACCGTGTCGCTCCGTCCGGTCAAGCGACTGTACACGCCAAACGATCTTCCCGACTTCAACTACCTCCGTGATCTGGGGTTTCCGGGAGAGTTCCCCTATACACGGGGCATCCATGCGACCGGCTATCGCGGCAAGCTCTGGACAATGCGGCAGTTCGCCGGCTTCGGCTCGCCGGAAGACACCAACCGGCGTTTCAAGTACCTGCTTGAACAGGGGCAAACCGGACTATCGGTGGCTTTTGACCTGCCGACGTTGATGGGCTATGACGCGGACAGTCCGTTTTCCATCGGAGAAGTCGGCAAGTGCGGCGTGTCCGTGTCAAGTCTCGCCGACATGGAGGCGCTGTTTGATGGAATTCCATTGGAACAGGTGACGACTTCGATGACCATCAACGCGCCGGCGTCGGTCATCTTTGCCATGTTCATCGTCACGGCGGAAAAGCAAGGTGCTGACCTGCGCAAGGTCTCCGGCACACTCCAAAACGATATTCTCAAGGAATACATCGCCCAGAAGGAGTGGATTTATCCGCCGCGTCCGGCCATGCGACTGGTGACGGACAGCATTGCGTTCTGCGTTGAGCGGATGCCCAAGTTCAATCCGATTTCGATTTCGGGCTACCATATTCGGGAAGCCGGCGCGACGGCGGCACAGGAATTGGCGTTTACGCTGCGCGACGGTATGGAGTACGTCCAGTTTTGTCTGGACGCCGGACTGAACGTTGACGACTTCGCCCCGCGCCTATCGTTTTTCTTCAACGCCCACAACGACTTCTTTGAAGAAATCGCCAAGTATCGCGCCGCCCGCCGGCTCTGGGCGCGCATCATGCGCGACCGGTTCGGTGCTAAGCAGGAGCGCTCTTGGATGCTCCGGTTTCATGCGCAGACGGCCGGCTGTACTCTGACGGCGCAGCAGCCCTACAACAACGTCGTGCGGGTGGCGATTCAGGCGCTGGCGGCCGTCTTGGGCGGCGCTCAGTCGCTCCACACCAACTCGTTGGATGAAACCCTGGCGCTGCCGTCCGAGCAAGCCGCGACGATCGCTTTGCGGACGCAGCAGATCATCGCTTACGAAACGGGCGTGACGAATACAGTGGATCCGCTGGGCGGGAGCTACTTTGTGGAGAAACTGACCAATGACTTGGAAGCCGAAGCGCTGGACTACATCCGGCGGATTGACGCCATGGGCGGGATGGTAGCAGCGATTGAAGCTGGCTTCCCCCAGAAGGAGATTCAGGAATCGGCATACCAGTACCAAAAGGCGGTGGACAGCCGCGACAAAATCATCGTTGGCGTCAACGGCTTTACGCAGTCGGAGCCGCAGGAAGTGCCGTTGTTGCTGATTGATGAAAGCAGCGAGCGAAAGCAGCGTGAGCGGTTGGCGGCGCTACGCGCCCGGCGCGACAACGCCGCCGTTGAACGCGCGTTGCAAGCATTGGCCGACGGCGCGCGCACCAACGCCAACACCATGCCGCTTATCATCGAGGCGGTACGGGCCTATGCCACTCTTGGCGAAATCTGCGACTGCTTACGACCTGTCTTTGGGGAATATCAGGAACCGGCGTTCTAG
- a CDS encoding AAA family ATPase, whose amino-acid sequence MNNDLRSPPPIRIHIPPRTLVALAGASGSGKTTFARRWFAPTEVLSSDAFRSLIADDESDQSATADAFDALYFIAARRLARGKLVVVDATHTQPTARARLREFAAAHGVGVLLIVFDLPLETCLAGNAARPLRQVPPAVVEKQHAALRLARPNLAHEGFHLMVVLETPEAVASAVVQREAAAASPGAVIR is encoded by the coding sequence ATGAACAACGATCTTCGCTCTCCTCCACCCATTCGCATCCATATTCCGCCACGGACACTGGTCGCGTTGGCCGGAGCGTCCGGGTCTGGGAAAACCACGTTCGCACGGCGGTGGTTTGCGCCGACTGAAGTGCTTTCCTCCGACGCCTTCCGGTCGCTGATCGCCGATGACGAAAGCGACCAGTCGGCGACTGCAGACGCTTTCGACGCCTTATACTTCATCGCCGCTCGCCGCTTAGCGCGCGGCAAGCTCGTCGTTGTGGACGCCACCCACACGCAGCCGACCGCCCGTGCGCGTCTGCGCGAGTTTGCAGCCGCGCACGGCGTGGGCGTCCTGTTGATTGTTTTTGACCTGCCGCTGGAAACCTGCCTAGCCGGCAACGCCGCCCGTCCGCTGCGGCAGGTCCCACCAGCCGTCGTGGAAAAACAACATGCGGCGCTCCGTCTGGCCCGTCCAAACTTGGCGCATGAGGGCTTCCACTTGATGGTGGTGCTGGAGACGCCGGAGGCCGTCGCATCGGCCGTCGTCCAGCGGGAAGCCGCGGCTGCGTCGCCGGGGGCTGTGATAAGGTGA
- a CDS encoding trypsin-like peptidase domain-containing protein — protein sequence MGVSNTVSNLLVVSLTGAGQGRSFVFDKEAVTIGAGAECDVVLDPPGTTAPGAVAAIRRRAERLELFVHDADHYSFRINDELHTPADGTPILLTNGDVIAVEPRDTAAGGLAKVVVQVVAKPQAVLETTKPMPPTGVMHFPEVDAGGQLHPRTATRFLRELVFALYAEMPAWVRAVALLLTVLIPVAVMSATVIVFIFLWNYAKLTEDLRMKNRSSGIQIDELLDENEKLKNRIKDYEEAINFAPRIAAAYRGGVCLIIGSYSYRDAQQRPLRYLDHSFDDSRALSADGKLNVSFEGTGNEFFEEFSGTGFAVAEGLVLTNRHIAQPWWTDPADKLITQLGGKPYIKEIQAYFPDHKTPFTLKPIGFSQESDVAVCTFTPGDAKIPLLPIEGVGEDEAKPLPDITGQAILLMGFPNGVEVLVAQLTDGRLKRDLERRLKVSEKAILLAQRGELVPLVTQGHVTRLVAGRIVHDAATQEGGSGSPIFNSAGKVIGINAQVTVDEGGGQVPGNNLAVPIRAALKLLREIGKPLG from the coding sequence ATGGGCGTCAGCAACACCGTATCCAACCTGCTTGTGGTGTCTTTGACGGGAGCGGGACAAGGTCGGTCGTTCGTGTTTGATAAGGAAGCCGTCACCATCGGTGCCGGAGCAGAGTGCGACGTTGTACTTGATCCGCCGGGGACAACGGCGCCGGGCGCTGTCGCCGCCATCCGCCGCCGCGCTGAGCGACTGGAACTGTTTGTCCACGACGCCGATCACTACTCTTTCCGCATCAACGACGAGCTTCACACACCCGCTGACGGGACGCCAATTCTCTTGACCAACGGTGATGTTATCGCCGTTGAGCCGCGTGATACAGCGGCCGGTGGGCTGGCTAAAGTGGTCGTACAGGTGGTCGCCAAACCGCAGGCTGTCTTGGAAACGACCAAACCGATGCCCCCCACGGGCGTTATGCACTTCCCGGAAGTAGATGCAGGCGGGCAGCTTCACCCACGCACGGCGACGCGCTTCCTCAGAGAACTCGTCTTTGCCTTGTACGCGGAAATGCCAGCTTGGGTGCGCGCTGTAGCGTTGCTGCTGACGGTGCTCATCCCGGTCGCCGTCATGTCCGCAACGGTGATTGTGTTTATCTTTTTGTGGAACTACGCCAAGTTGACTGAAGACTTGCGGATGAAAAACCGTAGTTCGGGCATCCAGATTGATGAGCTTTTAGACGAAAACGAGAAACTCAAAAACCGAATCAAGGACTACGAAGAGGCCATCAACTTTGCGCCTAGAATCGCCGCCGCCTACCGTGGCGGTGTGTGCCTCATTATCGGCTCATACAGCTACCGCGACGCCCAGCAACGCCCGTTGCGCTATCTCGACCACAGTTTTGACGACAGCCGGGCGCTTTCGGCCGACGGCAAACTCAACGTGAGTTTTGAAGGAACGGGCAATGAGTTTTTTGAGGAATTCAGCGGAACCGGCTTTGCAGTCGCCGAGGGGCTAGTTCTCACGAATCGGCACATTGCCCAACCGTGGTGGACCGACCCAGCCGACAAGCTCATCACCCAACTGGGTGGAAAGCCTTACATCAAGGAAATTCAAGCTTACTTCCCCGATCACAAGACGCCGTTTACACTCAAGCCCATCGGCTTTTCTCAGGAAAGCGACGTAGCGGTGTGCACCTTCACCCCCGGCGACGCCAAAATCCCCCTCTTGCCAATTGAAGGGGTCGGCGAGGACGAAGCGAAGCCTTTACCGGATATCACCGGACAGGCGATTTTGCTCATGGGCTTCCCCAATGGCGTCGAGGTTTTGGTGGCGCAACTGACGGACGGCCGGCTCAAACGCGACCTCGAACGTCGTTTGAAAGTTTCTGAAAAAGCTATTCTGCTAGCCCAGCGCGGCGAACTTGTCCCGCTTGTGACGCAGGGCCATGTCACACGGCTGGTCGCTGGGCGGATTGTTCATGACGCCGCGACACAGGAAGGTGGGTCAGGTAGCCCCATTTTCAACAGCGCTGGAAAGGTCATCGGCATCAATGCACAGGTGACGGTAGATGAAGGCGGTGGGCAAGTGCCGGGCAACAACCTCGCCGTACCAATTCGCGCCGCTCTCAAACTCCTCCGTGAAATCGGCAAACCGCTTGGCTGA
- a CDS encoding RidA family protein: MGEDTIIVADFARPRANYPHARRAGGFLFVSGLSARQADDTIAGVTHTPDGQVVRDIAAQAEAVLENLRTVLRAAGAELDHLVDVTVFLTDMADYAAFNAVYDRYFTAASGPTRTTVAVRELPHPDLLIEIKAIAVAPA, from the coding sequence ATGGGCGAAGATACCATCATTGTGGCCGATTTTGCCCGTCCACGGGCTAACTATCCGCATGCGCGACGGGCCGGCGGGTTTCTGTTTGTCTCTGGGCTGTCAGCGCGCCAGGCCGACGACACCATTGCCGGCGTGACTCATACGCCGGACGGACAGGTCGTGCGTGACATTGCGGCGCAAGCAGAAGCCGTTCTCGAGAACCTGCGAACCGTCCTACGCGCCGCCGGCGCCGAGCTTGACCACCTTGTGGATGTGACGGTGTTCCTGACGGATATGGCCGACTACGCAGCCTTCAATGCCGTCTATGACCGCTATTTCACCGCCGCGAGCGGCCCGACACGCACAACGGTGGCGGTTCGTGAACTACCACATCCTGACTTACTCATTGAAATCAAAGCTATTGCCGTCGCCCCAGCGTAA
- a CDS encoding Cof-type HAD-IIB family hydrolase, translating into MTRYRMLAVDLDGTLLGPDSQITPRTRAAMERAIREYDVAVVVATGRRFHSARPIAQAAGLTTPLVTHNGALVKDIATAAVHYYQPLDLSVARELLAIGKAYGADTIALDDPEGDGRILTDGVSERNTALRYYLELNRRYVHQVDDLRTSVTAPVTQVMFCGPCAPMQALAQILEREMAAEARLLVTTYPHNDMTILDLMHPECSKAAGIAHVATQLGIAPEEILAVGDNYNDLDMLRYAGRGILMGNAEPELKALGFELTASNAEDGVAQVIETYIFGQTPSDANG; encoded by the coding sequence ATGACCCGTTATCGCATGCTCGCCGTTGACCTGGACGGCACGCTGCTAGGGCCGGATAGCCAAATCACGCCGCGAACCCGCGCCGCCATGGAGCGCGCCATTCGCGAATACGATGTCGCCGTAGTTGTGGCGACGGGACGGCGCTTTCATTCAGCCCGCCCCATTGCCCAAGCCGCCGGACTCACCACCCCGCTGGTGACACACAACGGCGCGCTGGTCAAAGACATCGCCACGGCGGCCGTTCATTACTACCAACCTCTTGATTTGTCTGTCGCACGGGAGTTGTTGGCGATTGGGAAAGCCTACGGAGCGGACACCATTGCACTGGACGACCCGGAGGGCGACGGTCGCATCCTGACGGACGGTGTGTCAGAGCGGAACACTGCGCTGCGCTACTACCTTGAACTCAACCGCCGTTACGTCCATCAGGTGGACGACTTGCGCACGTCCGTCACCGCGCCCGTCACGCAAGTGATGTTTTGCGGCCCCTGTGCGCCGATGCAGGCGTTGGCGCAAATTCTGGAGCGAGAAATGGCTGCCGAAGCCCGTCTGCTCGTCACCACTTACCCGCACAACGACATGACGATTCTCGATCTGATGCATCCCGAATGCTCCAAGGCGGCCGGCATAGCCCATGTCGCAACGCAACTTGGGATTGCGCCGGAGGAAATTCTGGCGGTGGGCGACAACTACAATGACTTGGATATGCTCCGCTACGCTGGACGCGGCATCCTGATGGGCAACGCCGAACCGGAACTCAAGGCGCTAGGTTTTGAACTCACGGCGTCAAACGCCGAAGACGGCGTAGCGCAGGTCATCGAAACGTACATTTTCGGACAAACACCATCTGACGCCAACGGATGA
- the bcp gene encoding thioredoxin-dependent thiol peroxidase encodes MAVQNAPLSVGDPAPDFALQDAAGNLVRLSDFAGRRVVLYFYPRDNTPGCTKEACAFNSVLDKLTALGAQVIGISPDDVPSHAKFAAKFGLAFPLLSDPDHVVAEQYGVWQAKKNYGKTYFGVVRTTFIIDEQGRIARIFPKVKVEGHEAQVLQALAELDRKKG; translated from the coding sequence ATGGCTGTGCAAAATGCTCCGTTGTCCGTTGGCGACCCGGCTCCGGATTTCGCCCTTCAGGACGCCGCCGGCAATCTCGTCAGGCTGTCTGACTTCGCCGGGCGGCGCGTCGTCCTGTACTTTTACCCGCGCGACAACACGCCGGGCTGCACCAAGGAAGCGTGTGCCTTCAACAGTGTCTTGGACAAGTTAACGGCGCTTGGCGCACAGGTCATCGGGATTAGCCCCGACGACGTGCCTTCCCATGCGAAGTTCGCCGCTAAGTTTGGTTTAGCGTTCCCGTTGCTGTCCGATCCCGATCATGTCGTTGCCGAGCAGTACGGTGTGTGGCAGGCGAAGAAGAACTACGGGAAAACCTACTTCGGCGTTGTCCGCACGACCTTTATCATTGACGAGCAGGGGCGCATTGCGCGCATTTTTCCCAAGGTCAAAGTTGAGGGTCACGAAGCGCAGGTGCTTCAGGCGCTTGCCGAACTAGACCGCAAGAAAGGTTAG
- a CDS encoding shikimate kinase encodes MTSAARMGTALGLGLDAVPSGGVVFLVGFMGCGKTTVGRRLATLLQGSFVDLDEYIERAAGRTIPDLFRLEGEAGFRRREQAALVQLCAALANDPTPWKVVALGGGTFTVEANRDCVRRNGCSVWLDVPFEVLAARIMRDGGRPLWTSQADAEWRYWRRRADYAHADIHLPVGDRTPDQAAAAIAQALAAWQNLRP; translated from the coding sequence ATGACATCCGCTGCCAGGATGGGTACGGCGCTAGGGCTGGGATTGGACGCTGTTCCGTCTGGCGGCGTCGTTTTTCTCGTCGGTTTCATGGGCTGCGGCAAAACCACCGTTGGGCGACGGCTGGCGACGCTGTTGCAGGGGAGTTTTGTTGACCTTGACGAGTATATCGAGCGCGCGGCGGGCCGGACGATTCCCGACCTATTCCGTTTGGAAGGGGAAGCTGGTTTTCGGCGGCGTGAGCAGGCGGCGCTCGTTCAACTCTGTGCAGCGTTGGCGAATGACCCGACGCCATGGAAGGTTGTTGCGCTTGGCGGCGGCACCTTTACAGTAGAGGCGAACCGCGACTGTGTCCGTCGGAATGGGTGCAGTGTTTGGCTGGATGTGCCCTTTGAGGTCCTAGCGGCCCGTATCATGCGGGACGGCGGCCGTCCATTGTGGACCTCTCAAGCCGACGCAGAGTGGCGTTACTGGAGACGTCGGGCGGACTACGCGCACGCCGACATTCACCTGCCGGTTGGTGACAGGACGCCGGATCAGGCAGCGGCGGCCATTGCGCAAGCTCTGGCTGCGTGGCAAAACCTGCGCCCATGA